The Usitatibacter rugosus genome segment GAAAGGCGACGTGCCTCCGACCAGGTAGCCCGAGTGGCGCTGCGCCACCTCCGGCTTGCACGGAAAGACGCGCTTCACGCCCATGGCGCGCGCGAGCTCCTTGGTGGAGACCTTCCGGTCGCCGTGCATGAGCACCACGATCGGGTCTCCCTGGTCCGTCTCCATCACGAGCGTCTTCACCACCTCGTGCTCGGGCACGCCCAGCGCTCCGGAGGACACCGACGTGCCGCCATGCTCGACGTACTCGTAGAAATGCTCCGTGTACGCGACGCCCTCCTTCGCGAGGAACGCCGTCGCGGGCGTGCCGGTGCTCTTCATCCGAAGACGTGCACCAGCAGCGAGGCGCCGGTACACACGAGCAGGATGCCCACGACCCTTCGCATCTGCGTCTGGGTGAGCCCGGTGTGGATGCGAGACCCGGCCTTCAGGCCGAGCCAGACGAAGGGCGCCAGCAGCGCCATGCCCGCGAAGATGGTCCAGTGCAGCAGCAGTCCGCCGATCGCATAGAGCACCGCGCGCGAGAAAGCGGAGATGGAGATCAGCGTGGAGACCGTCGAGCGGATCTGGTTCTTGTCGTGCAGCCGGCCGCCGAGGTAGGTCGCGTAGATGGGACCTCCCGCGCCGAAGATCGTCGCGATGGAGCCGCCGAAGAGACCCGCGGGAATGCTCCACCACTTGGAGATCGTCGAATGCAGCACCGGGTTCACGATGCCGTGCACGCCGACGGCAACCGCGAAGACGCCGAGCGCCACGCGTAGCTTGTCCGGGTCCACCTTCACGAGCAGCGTGACGCCCAGCAAAAAGCCCACGAACATCACCGGGACCAGGCGCTTGATCTCTTCCTTGCTCACGTGCTCGCGGTTCTTCGAGCCGATGAGCATCGCCGCGGACATGTCGAGCAGCACCATCAGCGGCACGAGGAACGTGACCGGCAGCCAGTGCGCGAGGATCGGCACGGCGATGATGGTCGAGCCGAAGCCGCTGATGCCGAAGATCGTATAGGCGAACACGATCGCGAGCGGGGCGGCGATCCAGAGCCAGGGAGAGAGGGTGTGGACGTCGATCATCCGCGCGGGTGGTGCTTCTTGTGCAGGGCCTTCAGGCGCTCGCGGGCCACGTGCGTGTAGATCTGCGTGGTGGTGATGTCGGCGTGGCCGAGCAGCATCTGCACCACGCGAAGGTCCGCGCCGTGGTTGATGAGATGTGTCGCGAAGGCGTGGCGCAGCGTGTGCGGCGAGATGGCCTGGCGAATGCCGGCCACCTGCGCGTGGCGCTTCACGAGGTTCCAGAACGACTGGCGCGTCATGGGCTTGCCGCGCGCGGTGAGGAAGAGCGAGTCGGACTTGCGCGCGCCGAGCAACTGCGGCCGCGACTCCTTCTGGTAGCGCACGATCCAGGAGACGGCTTCCTCGCCGAGCGGCGTGAGGCGCTCCTTGGCGCCC includes the following:
- a CDS encoding aminoacyl-tRNA deacylase — its product is MKSTGTPATAFLAKEGVAYTEHFYEYVEHGGTSVSSGALGVPEHEVVKTLVMETDQGDPIVVLMHGDRKVSTKELARAMGVKRVFPCKPEVAQRHSGYLVGGTSPFGTRKPMPIFLEKSVLELPHIYINGGRRGYLLGMAPSEIVRTLSPQLVEVALEE
- a CDS encoding sulfite exporter TauE/SafE family protein codes for the protein MIDVHTLSPWLWIAAPLAIVFAYTIFGISGFGSTIIAVPILAHWLPVTFLVPLMVLLDMSAAMLIGSKNREHVSKEEIKRLVPVMFVGFLLGVTLLVKVDPDKLRVALGVFAVAVGVHGIVNPVLHSTISKWWSIPAGLFGGSIATIFGAGGPIYATYLGGRLHDKNQIRSTVSTLISISAFSRAVLYAIGGLLLHWTIFAGMALLAPFVWLGLKAGSRIHTGLTQTQMRRVVGILLVCTGASLLVHVFG